From Acidobacteriota bacterium, the proteins below share one genomic window:
- a CDS encoding alanine dehydrogenase, translated as MDVGLVKDRRPFEHRIGLTPGGVRALTEKGHRVYLEDDAGLEAGFPNEVYRDAGATVVYSDEEVRLRSEMLIRLSPPSPEECEKYVPGQIVISAWHLAVASEDYFRRLLEGRVSTVGYEIIEDAHGRAPVLKAMSEIAGRLAVTIGAGLVLNEFGGKGLLIGGAPGIPPASMVILGAGTLGCEAAKYARGIGAHVVVLDKDIDALRRVQQMTVDEIPTMIATRQRIEKALAFADLLVCAVAVHGERTPVLVTRDMLKLMKPRSVIMDLSIDQGGCCETSRPTDFSNPTYEVDGIIHFCVPNLPSTASRASTRSLTNSMLPYVEQIADKGFERAIRENTCLCRGTYTHDGHCLREGVARIFDVPHHVIDGA; from the coding sequence ATGGACGTTGGGCTGGTCAAGGATCGCAGACCCTTCGAGCATCGCATCGGATTGACTCCGGGCGGTGTGCGGGCTCTCACCGAGAAGGGTCACAGGGTTTACCTCGAAGACGACGCCGGCCTCGAGGCGGGATTTCCGAACGAGGTCTACCGCGACGCCGGCGCAACCGTGGTCTACTCCGATGAAGAGGTGCGACTTCGCTCGGAAATGCTGATCCGGTTGTCACCGCCGTCTCCCGAGGAGTGCGAAAAGTACGTGCCCGGTCAAATCGTGATCTCCGCCTGGCACCTGGCGGTTGCGTCCGAGGATTACTTCAGAAGACTCCTCGAGGGTAGAGTGTCGACCGTAGGTTACGAAATCATCGAGGATGCCCACGGTCGCGCTCCCGTGCTCAAGGCGATGTCGGAGATCGCCGGACGTCTGGCAGTGACCATCGGCGCCGGCCTGGTTCTCAACGAGTTCGGCGGCAAGGGCCTGCTGATCGGTGGCGCTCCCGGGATTCCACCCGCGTCGATGGTGATCCTCGGTGCCGGTACGCTCGGCTGCGAGGCCGCCAAGTACGCACGCGGGATCGGCGCTCACGTGGTGGTGCTCGACAAGGACATCGACGCTCTCCGCCGGGTCCAGCAGATGACGGTCGACGAGATTCCAACCATGATCGCCACCCGGCAGCGGATCGAGAAGGCGCTCGCCTTTGCCGACCTCCTCGTCTGCGCCGTTGCGGTGCACGGAGAGCGCACGCCGGTGTTGGTGACTCGCGACATGCTCAAGCTCATGAAGCCACGGTCGGTAATCATGGATCTCTCGATCGACCAGGGCGGTTGTTGTGAGACCTCGAGGCCGACCGATTTTTCGAATCCGACGTACGAGGTCGACGGCATCATCCACTTCTGCGTGCCCAATCTCCCTTCGACTGCCTCTCGCGCATCGACACGCTCCCTCACCAACTCGATGCTGCCATACGTCGAGCAGATCGCCGACAAGGGGTTCGAACGGGCAATCCGCGAGAACACATGCCTGTGCCGAGGGACCTACACGCACGACGGCCACTGCCTCCGAGAAGGTGTCGCCAGGATTTTCGACGTACCGCACCACGTGATCGACGGGGCATGA